From the Paludisphaera mucosa genome, one window contains:
- a CDS encoding TlpA family protein disulfide reductase produces the protein MTSRHPSPTSRVRALARTVPVGALGLILTAGAAWGQQAPATSPTSTATTKGEAANLSRPQKGTAAALLAIDAEYAEKLKGLDLGRLKQLQELAVGLKPKEAAAVYEQLFRSAIAADLFAQAEPAADAALKAGLPSPSCLALANLVKLIAECDRGDFDQSLKDLAALLARKADPKAEAGVVLSSAELLGVADSYYQRLVHAGRYDVATRAFQLVLEQADADDVRDYLGSRLNRLKLVGKPAPAIQGKDLDGRPFDLAALRGKVVLVVFWASWCLPSAAEITWLQEVYDADHARGFEIVGVNLDPLQDEQADVESYIPNVRRFALDYNLRWPNLMNRPGAGDVAKAYGVAEIPASVLIDRDGKVVGLDLVRKNLEPTVAKLVGP, from the coding sequence ATGACGAGCCGCCACCCCTCCCCCACATCCCGCGTCCGAGCCCTGGCCCGGACCGTCCCCGTCGGGGCGCTCGGACTGATCCTGACCGCCGGCGCGGCGTGGGGCCAGCAGGCGCCGGCGACGTCGCCGACCTCCACCGCGACGACCAAGGGGGAGGCGGCCAACCTCAGCCGTCCCCAGAAAGGCACGGCCGCGGCGCTGCTCGCCATCGACGCCGAGTACGCCGAGAAGCTCAAGGGCCTGGACCTCGGCCGCCTGAAGCAGCTGCAGGAGCTGGCGGTCGGCCTCAAGCCCAAGGAGGCGGCCGCCGTCTACGAGCAGCTCTTCCGCTCGGCCATCGCCGCCGACCTATTCGCCCAGGCCGAGCCCGCCGCCGACGCCGCGCTGAAGGCGGGGCTCCCCTCGCCGTCCTGCCTGGCGCTGGCCAACCTGGTGAAGCTGATCGCCGAGTGCGACCGGGGCGACTTCGACCAGTCGCTCAAGGACCTCGCGGCGTTGCTGGCCAGGAAGGCCGACCCGAAGGCCGAGGCGGGCGTCGTCCTCAGCAGCGCGGAGCTGCTCGGCGTCGCCGACTCCTACTATCAGCGCCTGGTGCACGCCGGCCGCTACGACGTGGCGACGCGGGCCTTCCAGCTCGTCCTCGAGCAGGCCGACGCGGACGACGTGCGCGACTACCTGGGCTCGCGGCTGAACCGGCTGAAGCTCGTCGGCAAGCCCGCGCCGGCGATCCAGGGGAAGGACCTCGACGGCCGGCCGTTCGACCTGGCCGCCTTGCGCGGCAAGGTCGTGCTGGTCGTCTTCTGGGCCTCGTGGTGCCTGCCCAGCGCGGCCGAGATCACCTGGCTCCAGGAGGTCTACGACGCCGACCACGCCCGCGGCTTCGAGATCGTCGGCGTCAACCTCGACCCGCTCCAGGACGAGCAGGCCGACGTCGAGAGCTACATCCCGAACGTGCGCCGGTTCGCCCTCGACTACAACCTCCGCTGGCCCAACCTGATGAACCGCCCCGGCGCGGGCGACGTCGCCAAGGCCTACGGCGTGGCCGAGATCCCCGCCAGCGTCCTGATCGACCGCGACGGCAAGGTCGTCGGCCTGGACCTGGTCCGCAAGAACCTGGAGCCCACCGTCGCCAAGCTCGTCGGGCCCTGA
- a CDS encoding class I SAM-dependent methyltransferase has translation MSKFSRNTPDQQRSWSRHASHYDKVFLDPYGPAVRNPLWAQLDAVEDAGSKTAADLGCGTGPLIKPLLERFGRVVALDFAPGMLAKARERLAPEDRDRVTFLQRPMEELEDLAGSLDVAVAVNSLVMPDVRRIHHVLTAIHATLRPGGVFMGVAPSMDAIQYHTMLLHEQALDRGLDPAEAEQFAALHGEHRYYDFAFGRFQFQGLRQKFWQPFEFDHRFKKAGFRSVALDRVLYPWDENFVGADEFAAEPPSWDWFFRAEA, from the coding sequence GTGTCGAAATTCAGCCGGAATACGCCCGACCAGCAGCGTTCGTGGAGCCGCCACGCATCGCATTACGACAAGGTCTTCCTGGATCCCTACGGCCCGGCCGTGCGGAATCCGCTCTGGGCCCAGCTCGACGCGGTCGAGGACGCCGGGTCGAAGACGGCGGCCGACCTGGGCTGCGGCACGGGGCCGCTCATCAAGCCGCTGCTTGAGCGGTTCGGCCGCGTCGTGGCGCTCGACTTCGCGCCCGGGATGCTGGCGAAGGCGCGCGAGCGGCTCGCGCCCGAGGATCGCGACCGGGTGACGTTCCTCCAGCGGCCGATGGAGGAGCTGGAAGACCTGGCGGGCTCGCTCGACGTGGCGGTGGCGGTCAACTCGCTTGTCATGCCCGACGTGCGGCGGATCCACCACGTGTTGACGGCGATCCACGCCACCCTGCGGCCCGGCGGGGTCTTCATGGGCGTCGCGCCCTCGATGGACGCGATCCAGTACCACACGATGCTGCTCCACGAGCAGGCGCTCGACCGCGGGCTCGACCCGGCCGAGGCCGAGCAGTTCGCCGCCTTGCACGGCGAGCACCGCTATTACGACTTCGCGTTCGGCCGCTTCCAGTTCCAGGGGCTCCGGCAAAAGTTCTGGCAGCCGTTCGAGTTCGATCACCGCTTCAAGAAGGCGGGGTTCCGCTCGGTCGCCCTGGATCGGGTCCTGTATCCCTGGGACGAGAACTTCGTCGGGGCCGACGAATTCGCCGCCGAGCCGCCGAGCTGGGACTGGTTCTTCCGTGCCGAGGCCTGA
- a CDS encoding DUF937 domain-containing protein — MAVDLLSLVKSIFDVEAVHKLSVALDEQPDRVEQALALGGPAILAGLLDAAAAPRDADRLLDEIRQAPPRPHPAGGPSDAAHDVGAILRSGSLDSIASNGRSMLRTIFGDRLGGVMDLVADGSGARPATVATILAMLAPAFAGLIRVTLGPPGITLDGLRGLLSAQRDAIVRQAPGGLAEALGLHGLAELGAAHAVAPPRPGQTTDWSAPQSADLGPISSMVRWAIPTALGVLALLAAYELVPRGLPRNAPNDRLEAPDADRPATDLAQAADEEPPPAALATAEGRPALETAARGVSLALPGDVTIEVPENSYVEAMVKALRTGGPALPQTFLAPDLTLDRDGKLTREGTDAIARLARIAGAYPGVKFRIQAREALKDVDPAASRATAGRIAEAVRAALVAAGVSADRIGAEAAAADLADDVPIAIAIVAE; from the coding sequence ATGGCCGTCGACCTCCTCAGCCTGGTGAAGTCGATCTTCGACGTCGAAGCCGTCCACAAGCTGAGCGTCGCGCTCGACGAGCAGCCCGACCGCGTGGAGCAGGCGCTCGCCCTGGGCGGCCCGGCGATCCTCGCGGGGCTCCTCGACGCCGCGGCCGCCCCGCGCGACGCCGACCGCCTCCTGGACGAGATCCGGCAGGCTCCCCCTCGGCCGCACCCGGCCGGAGGGCCGTCGGATGCGGCGCACGACGTCGGCGCGATCCTCAGGTCGGGCTCTCTCGATTCGATCGCGTCGAACGGGCGGTCGATGCTCCGCACGATCTTCGGCGACAGGCTGGGGGGCGTGATGGACCTGGTCGCCGACGGCTCGGGCGCGCGGCCCGCCACCGTCGCGACGATCCTCGCCATGCTCGCCCCGGCCTTCGCCGGCCTGATCCGCGTCACGCTCGGCCCGCCGGGAATCACCCTCGACGGCCTCCGCGGCCTGCTGAGCGCCCAGAGGGACGCCATCGTCCGCCAGGCCCCCGGCGGCCTGGCCGAGGCGCTCGGGCTGCACGGCCTCGCCGAACTGGGGGCGGCCCATGCGGTCGCCCCCCCTCGCCCCGGGCAAACGACCGACTGGTCCGCTCCGCAGTCGGCGGACCTCGGGCCCATCTCATCGATGGTCCGCTGGGCGATCCCGACGGCCCTGGGGGTGCTGGCCCTGCTGGCGGCCTATGAACTGGTGCCCCGCGGCCTCCCGCGGAACGCGCCGAACGACCGCCTCGAAGCCCCCGACGCCGACCGGCCGGCGACCGACCTGGCCCAGGCCGCGGACGAAGAGCCCCCGCCCGCGGCCCTCGCCACCGCCGAAGGACGCCCGGCGCTGGAGACCGCGGCGCGAGGCGTCTCGCTCGCCCTGCCGGGCGACGTCACGATCGAGGTCCCCGAGAATTCGTACGTCGAGGCGATGGTCAAGGCTCTCCGGACGGGCGGGCCGGCCCTGCCGCAGACGTTCCTCGCCCCCGACCTGACCCTCGACCGCGACGGCAAGCTCACCCGAGAGGGAACCGACGCGATCGCCCGCCTCGCCCGGATCGCCGGGGCCTACCCGGGCGTGAAGTTCAGGATTCAGGCCCGCGAAGCCCTCAAGGACGTCGATCCGGCCGCATCTCGAGCGACCGCCGGCCGCATCGCCGAGGCCGTGCGCGCCGCGCTCGTCGCCGCGGGCGTCTCGGCCGACCGGATCGGCGCCGAAGCCGCCGCCGCCGACCTCGCCGACGACGTCCCGATCGCCATCGCGATCGTCGCCGAATGA
- a CDS encoding S8 family serine peptidase, producing the protein MSIRTENRRRRGVRQSRTRTVHFERLEARTVLSTTSAGALLVQVKDASTADLAAAAERAGATLQPTGLPGVLEATGTSTALRRLSGRLAVLPGLGYVEPSQTFSIDATPNDPGYVDNSQWGLNGTAGIDAPTAWNATTGSSTVVVAVVDTGVDYNHPDLYQNMWINQAEIPASRRANLTDVDGDGLITFYDLNYTSPGGSKPNQGVGKIVDSNGDGLITGSDLLVSMGRLPGGADSGQGGWSNGVSDDGDQYVDDIIGWNFVAGNNNPLDDHGHGTHVAGIIGATGNNGVGVSGVDWRVQIMALKFLDSSGSGSDVDAAAATLYAAAHGARVSNNSYGAAGTASTTFDSAIAAAAAAGSVFVAAAGNSALNTDVNPFWPASSASPNVVSVAAIASDGTLASFSNYGRTTVDVAAPGVSILSTLPGNRYGYQSGTSMASPFVSGAAALLLAAHPEWTYTQIITQIESTATPVPALQTKLVTGGRLNVGAALPRSGNAATFLGADAATQGSWRGVRGAAGYALAGSATSLPAGVSLALASASSYTWAAGSADVRALQDPAGTGRTAATWYSASAFSATLSLGAQPRTVGLYFVDWDGSARSQRVDVLDADTGALLDSRTVASFHDGLYLSWSLAGRVQLRITRTAGVNAVLSGLFLDGEAGNAATFLGADATTQGSWRGVRGAAGYALAGSATSLPAGVSLALASASSYTWAAGSADVRALQDPAGTGRTAATWYSASAFSATLSLGAQPRTVGLYFVDWDGSARSQRVDVLDADTGALLDSRTVASFHDGLYLSWSLAGRVQLRITRTAGVNAVLSGLFLDGEAGNAATFLGADATTQGSWRGVRGAAGYALAGSATSLPAGVSLALASASSYTWAAGSADVRALQDPAGTGRTAATWYSASAFSATLSLGAQPRTVGLYFVDWDGSARSQRVDVLDADTGALLDSRTVASFHDGLYLSWSLAGRVQLRITRTAGVNAVLSGLFLDGEAGNAATFLGADATTQGSWRGVRGAAGYALAGSATSLPAGVSLALASASSYTWAAGSADVRALQDPAGTGRTAATWYSASAFSATLSLGAQPRTVGLYFVDWDGSARSQRVDVLDADTGALLDSRTVASFHDGLYLSWSLAGRVQLRITRTAGVNAVLSGLFLD; encoded by the coding sequence ATGAGCATTCGGACGGAGAATCGGCGTCGGCGCGGCGTCCGCCAGTCGCGGACCCGGACGGTCCACTTCGAGCGGCTGGAGGCCCGTACGGTCCTGAGCACGACGTCGGCGGGGGCGTTGCTCGTGCAGGTGAAGGACGCCTCGACGGCCGACCTCGCCGCGGCGGCGGAGCGGGCCGGGGCGACCCTCCAGCCCACGGGGCTGCCCGGCGTACTCGAGGCGACCGGCACGTCGACGGCCCTGAGGCGGCTGTCGGGACGCCTGGCCGTCCTGCCCGGCCTCGGCTACGTCGAGCCCAGCCAGACCTTCAGCATCGACGCGACGCCGAACGACCCAGGCTACGTCGACAACAGCCAGTGGGGGCTGAACGGGACCGCCGGCATCGACGCCCCGACGGCCTGGAACGCCACGACCGGCTCCTCCACGGTCGTGGTGGCCGTCGTCGACACCGGGGTCGACTACAACCATCCCGACCTGTACCAGAACATGTGGATCAACCAGGCGGAGATCCCGGCCTCGCGCCGGGCCAACCTGACCGACGTCGACGGCGACGGCCTGATCACCTTCTACGACCTCAACTACACGTCCCCCGGCGGCTCGAAGCCCAACCAGGGGGTCGGCAAGATCGTCGACTCGAACGGCGACGGCCTGATCACGGGCTCCGACCTGCTGGTCTCCATGGGCCGGCTCCCCGGCGGGGCGGATTCCGGGCAGGGGGGGTGGTCCAACGGCGTCTCCGACGACGGCGACCAGTACGTGGACGACATCATCGGCTGGAACTTCGTCGCCGGCAACAACAACCCCCTGGACGACCACGGCCACGGCACCCACGTCGCGGGGATCATCGGCGCGACCGGGAACAACGGGGTGGGCGTGTCGGGCGTGGACTGGCGCGTCCAGATCATGGCGCTGAAGTTCCTCGACTCCTCGGGCAGCGGCTCGGACGTCGACGCGGCCGCGGCCACCCTCTACGCCGCCGCCCACGGGGCGCGGGTCTCGAACAACAGCTACGGGGCCGCCGGGACCGCCAGCACGACCTTCGACTCGGCCATCGCCGCCGCGGCCGCGGCCGGCTCGGTCTTCGTCGCCGCCGCCGGCAACAGCGCCTTGAACACCGACGTGAACCCGTTCTGGCCGGCGTCCTCCGCGAGCCCCAACGTGGTCTCGGTCGCGGCGATCGCGTCCGACGGCACGCTGGCGAGCTTCTCGAACTACGGCAGGACGACGGTCGACGTCGCGGCGCCCGGCGTGAGCATCCTGAGCACGCTGCCGGGCAACCGCTACGGCTACCAGAGCGGCACCTCGATGGCCTCGCCGTTCGTCAGCGGCGCCGCGGCCCTGCTGCTCGCCGCCCACCCCGAGTGGACCTACACGCAGATCATCACGCAGATCGAGAGCACGGCCACGCCCGTGCCCGCCTTGCAGACCAAGCTCGTCACCGGCGGCCGGCTCAACGTCGGCGCGGCGCTGCCGCGCTCGGGCAACGCGGCGACGTTCCTGGGGGCCGACGCGGCGACCCAGGGCTCGTGGCGCGGCGTCCGCGGCGCCGCCGGCTACGCCCTGGCCGGCTCCGCCACCTCGCTCCCCGCCGGCGTCTCGCTCGCCCTCGCCTCCGCCTCCAGCTACACCTGGGCCGCCGGCTCCGCCGACGTCCGCGCCCTGCAGGACCCCGCCGGCACCGGCCGGACCGCCGCCACCTGGTACTCCGCCTCCGCCTTCTCCGCCACCCTCTCCCTGGGCGCGCAGCCCCGCACCGTCGGCCTCTACTTCGTCGACTGGGACGGCTCCGCCCGCTCCCAGCGGGTCGACGTCCTCGACGCCGACACCGGCGCCCTGCTCGACTCCCGCACCGTCGCCTCGTTCCACGACGGCCTCTACCTCTCCTGGTCGCTCGCCGGACGCGTCCAGCTCCGCATCACCAGGACCGCAGGCGTCAACGCCGTCCTCAGCGGCCTCTTCCTCGACGGCGAGGCGGGCAACGCGGCGACGTTCCTGGGGGCCGACGCGACGACCCAGGGCTCCTGGCGCGGCGTCCGCGGCGCCGCCGGCTACGCCCTGGCCGGCTCCGCCACCTCGCTCCCCGCCGGCGTCTCGCTCGCCCTCGCCTCCGCCTCCAGCTACACCTGGGCCGCCGGCTCCGCCGACGTCCGCGCCCTGCAGGACCCCGCCGGCACCGGCCGGACCGCCGCCACCTGGTACTCCGCCTCCGCCTTCTCCGCCACCCTCTCCCTGGGCGCGCAGCCCCGCACCGTCGGCCTCTACTTCGTCGACTGGGACGGCTCCGCCCGCTCCCAGCGGGTCGACGTCCTCGACGCCGACACCGGCGCCCTGCTCGACTCCCGCACCGTCGCCTCGTTCCACGACGGCCTCTACCTCTCCTGGTCGCTCGCCGGACGCGTCCAGCTCCGCATCACCAGGACCGCAGGCGTCAACGCCGTCCTCAGCGGCCTCTTCCTCGACGGCGAGGCGGGCAACGCGGCGACGTTCCTGGGGGCCGACGCGACGACCCAGGGCTCCTGGCGCGGCGTCCGCGGCGCCGCCGGCTACGCCCTGGCCGGCTCCGCCACCTCGCTCCCCGCCGGCGTCTCGCTCGCCCTCGCCTCCGCCTCCAGCTACACCTGGGCCGCCGGCTCCGCCGACGTCCGCGCCCTGCAGGACCCCGCCGGCACCGGCCGGACCGCCGCCACCTGGTACTCCGCCTCCGCCTTCTCCGCCACCCTCTCCCTGGGCGCGCAGCCCCGCACCGTCGGCCTCTACTTCGTCGACTGGGACGGCTCCGCCCGCTCCCAGCGGGTCGACGTCCTCGACGCCGACACCGGCGCCCTGCTCGACTCCCGCACCGTCGCCTCGTTCCACGACGGCCTCTACCTCTCCTGGTCGCTCGCCGGACGCGTCCAGCTCCGCATCACCAGGACCGCAGGCGTCAACGCCGTCCTCAGCGGCCTCTTCCTCGACGGCGAGGCGGGCAACGCGGCGACGTTCCTGGGGGCCGACGCGACGACCCAGGGCTCCTGGCGCGGCGTCCGCGGCGCCGCCGGCTACGCCCTGGCCGGCTCCGCCACCTCGCTCCCCGCCGGCGTCTCGCTCGCCCTCGCCTCCGCCTCCAGCTACACCTGGGCCGCCGGCTCCGCCGACGTCCGCGCCCTGCAGGACCCCGCCGGCACCGGCCGGACCGCCGCCACCTGGTACTCCGCCTCCGCCTTCTCCGCCACCCTCTCCCTGGGCGCGCAGCCCCGCACCGTCGGCCTCTACTTCGTCGACTGGGACGGCTCCGCCCGCTCCCAGCGGGTCGACGTCCTCGACGCCGACACCGGCGCCCTGCTCGACTCCCGCACCGTCGCCTCGTTCCACGACGGCCTCTACCTCTCCTGGTCGCTCGCCGGACGCGTCCAGCTCCGCATCACCAGGACCGCAGGCGTCAACGCCGTCCTCAGCGGCCTCTTCCTCGACTGA
- a CDS encoding sulfatase, which yields MRIFRMAVVAGFALAAAVSVRADDRPNVLFIAVDDLNHWVGHLGRNPQTSTPNIDRLAARGVRFTHAYCAAPLCNPSRAALMSGQRPSTTGVYQNPDDWRTVIPKDLTLTTAFRKAGYDVLGAGKIYHESFRRAEEWDDYLRGAGKDPQPKGDLGVGGIRFAPLDDARDEDLREWKIVDYGIEQLGKPREKPFFLAVGLHKPHMPWNVPRKYYDLHPLDSIQLPPTRPDDLDDVPPAGVRMARPRGDHKAMLESGRWKEAVQAYLAAISYADAMIGRLLDALDASPQRDKTIVVLWGDHGWHLGEKSHWRKFALWEEATRAPLIWVVPGVTKPGVACARTVDFMSLYPTLTDLCSVPTPKHVEGRSIKALLQDPAAAWDQPALTTFGARNHAVRSEGWRYIRYANGDEELYDEEADPYEWTNLAADAKYAGKKAELARWFPTTDAPPLKASAPERESD from the coding sequence ATGAGAATCTTCCGCATGGCGGTCGTCGCGGGGTTCGCCCTGGCGGCGGCCGTCTCGGTCCGCGCCGACGACCGGCCGAACGTGCTGTTCATCGCCGTCGACGACCTCAACCACTGGGTCGGCCACCTGGGACGCAACCCCCAGACGAGCACCCCCAACATCGACCGCCTCGCCGCCCGGGGCGTCCGGTTCACCCACGCCTATTGCGCCGCGCCCCTGTGCAACCCCTCGCGGGCGGCGCTGATGAGCGGGCAGCGGCCCTCGACGACGGGCGTCTACCAGAACCCCGACGACTGGCGGACCGTCATCCCCAAGGACCTCACGCTGACGACCGCGTTCCGGAAGGCGGGCTACGACGTCCTCGGCGCCGGCAAGATCTACCACGAGAGCTTCCGACGCGCCGAGGAGTGGGACGACTACCTTCGCGGCGCGGGCAAGGATCCCCAGCCCAAGGGCGACCTGGGGGTCGGCGGCATCCGGTTCGCCCCCCTCGACGACGCCCGGGATGAAGACCTCCGCGAGTGGAAGATCGTCGACTACGGCATCGAGCAATTGGGCAAGCCGCGCGAGAAGCCGTTCTTCCTCGCCGTCGGCCTGCACAAGCCGCACATGCCCTGGAACGTCCCGCGCAAGTACTACGACCTCCACCCGCTCGATTCGATCCAGCTGCCGCCCACCCGGCCCGACGACCTCGACGACGTCCCGCCCGCGGGCGTGAGGATGGCGAGGCCCCGGGGCGACCACAAGGCGATGCTCGAATCGGGGCGGTGGAAAGAGGCCGTGCAGGCGTACCTCGCGGCGATCTCCTACGCCGACGCCATGATCGGCCGGCTCCTGGACGCGCTCGACGCCTCGCCCCAGCGCGACAAGACGATCGTCGTCCTGTGGGGCGACCACGGCTGGCACCTCGGCGAGAAGAGCCACTGGCGCAAGTTCGCGCTCTGGGAAGAGGCCACGCGGGCGCCCCTGATCTGGGTCGTCCCGGGCGTGACGAAGCCCGGCGTCGCCTGCGCGCGGACGGTCGACTTCATGAGCCTCTACCCGACCTTGACCGACCTCTGCAGCGTGCCGACGCCGAAGCACGTCGAGGGCCGGAGCATCAAGGCCCTTTTGCAAGACCCCGCCGCCGCCTGGGATCAGCCCGCGCTGACGACCTTCGGCGCCCGCAACCACGCGGTCCGCTCCGAAGGCTGGCGCTACATCCGCTACGCCAACGGCGACGAGGAACTCTACGACGAGGAAGCCGACCCCTACGAGTGGACCAACCTCGCCGCCGACGCCAAGTACGCCGGCAAGAAGGCTGAGCTGGCCAGGTGGTTCCCCACGACCGACGCCCCGCCCCTGAAGGCCTCCGCCCCCGAGAGGGAGTCCGACTGA
- a CDS encoding sulfatase-like hydrolase/transferase, with protein sequence MSRMRSDETWAARLRRVVYAAMLGLAAAATQGASLAADGKRPNIVVLITDDMGHADLGFNGNQDFPTPQIDALAASGVRCANGYVSGLYCSPTRAGFLTGRYQQRFGHEWNPGGGPEVGLPTTETTIADRLKAAGYATGLVGKWHQGGAPRFHPQKRGFDEFFGFLGGAHTYFAEQTENIYRGTEVVKEKAYLTDAFAREAVAFIDRHKGGASPFFLEVAFNAVHTPMDATDERLSRFSSIADPTRRTYAAMLTALDEAVGAIVAKVRDAGLEDDTLIVYFNDNGGPTMLGTTLNGSRNAPFRGSKRTALEGGVHVPFVLSWKGRLPANAVYKSPVIQLDLLPTALAAAGVAVKPEWKLDGVDLLPFLTGADARAPHDVLFWRMGEQAAVRKGDWKLVRYDAAIDSPGVRSNPGAVEVTPLRLYNLADDPGEAHDLAAQQPGRVEELLALWKGWDAQLAQPLWGPIGAPGAKGD encoded by the coding sequence ATGTCCAGGATGCGATCGGACGAGACGTGGGCCGCGCGGCTGCGCAGGGTCGTTTATGCGGCGATGCTGGGTCTGGCGGCCGCCGCGACCCAGGGGGCGAGCCTGGCGGCGGACGGCAAGAGACCGAACATCGTCGTCCTGATCACGGACGACATGGGCCACGCCGACCTCGGCTTCAACGGCAACCAGGACTTCCCCACGCCGCAGATCGACGCCCTGGCGGCGAGCGGCGTGCGTTGCGCGAACGGCTACGTCTCGGGCCTGTATTGCAGCCCGACCCGCGCCGGGTTCCTGACGGGCCGCTACCAGCAGCGGTTCGGCCACGAGTGGAACCCCGGGGGCGGGCCCGAGGTGGGCCTGCCCACGACCGAGACGACGATCGCCGACCGTCTGAAGGCGGCCGGCTACGCCACGGGGCTGGTCGGCAAATGGCACCAGGGAGGGGCCCCGCGGTTCCATCCTCAGAAGCGTGGGTTCGACGAGTTCTTCGGGTTCCTCGGCGGCGCCCACACGTATTTCGCCGAGCAGACCGAGAACATCTATCGGGGCACGGAGGTCGTGAAGGAGAAGGCCTACCTGACCGACGCCTTCGCCCGCGAGGCCGTGGCGTTCATCGACCGCCACAAGGGAGGGGCCTCGCCGTTCTTCCTGGAGGTGGCCTTCAACGCCGTCCATACGCCGATGGACGCCACCGACGAGCGGCTCTCGCGGTTCTCCTCGATCGCCGACCCGACCCGGCGCACTTACGCCGCGATGCTGACGGCGCTCGACGAGGCCGTCGGCGCGATCGTCGCCAAGGTCCGCGACGCGGGCCTCGAAGACGACACCCTGATCGTCTACTTCAACGACAACGGCGGCCCGACCATGCTGGGCACGACGTTGAACGGCTCGCGGAACGCGCCTTTCCGGGGCTCGAAGCGGACGGCGCTGGAAGGGGGCGTCCACGTCCCGTTCGTCCTGAGCTGGAAGGGGAGGCTGCCGGCGAACGCCGTGTACAAGAGCCCCGTGATCCAGCTCGACCTGCTGCCGACCGCGCTGGCGGCGGCCGGCGTCGCGGTGAAGCCCGAGTGGAAGCTCGACGGCGTCGACCTGCTGCCGTTCCTCACGGGAGCCGACGCCCGCGCCCCGCACGACGTCCTCTTCTGGCGGATGGGCGAGCAGGCGGCCGTCCGCAAGGGCGACTGGAAGCTCGTCCGCTACGACGCCGCGATCGACTCGCCCGGCGTGCGGTCCAACCCCGGGGCGGTCGAGGTCACGCCCCTGCGGCTGTACAACCTCGCCGACGACCCGGGCGAGGCGCACGACCTCGCCGCCCAGCAACCCGGGCGGGTCGAAGAGTTGCTGGCCCTCTGGAAGGGCTGGGACGCCCAGCTCGCCCAGCCGCTCTGGGGCCCGATCGGGGCGCCGGGCGCGAAGGGCGACTGA
- a CDS encoding DUF1559 family PulG-like putative transporter, which yields MKTVQNRTHGAASRAARRGGFTLIELLVVIAIIAVLIALLLPAVQSAREAARRIQCTNNIKQLGLSLHNYHDVHGRFAPGTITVTITPTRDYRQPFVTSLLPYLEQGNLTNSYNSNLSFQTNANDTTRLTRLGVFDCPSDQQVLFVSNDGANPDVKGNYGINWGQNTFGDQVLPGPFALNYGSSLAEITDGTSNTYLMAEVLQLPHPTGQPVGVVDRRGRIWSDQSTSYHLTTRNGPNSQVPDFGVCGEQTDPRKAPCTRKVGTPANHYLSSRSRHPGGVNVLLGDGSVRLIKDSISTPTWRALSSKAGGEVVSADAL from the coding sequence ATGAAGACCGTCCAGAATCGGACCCATGGTGCAGCGTCGCGAGCCGCGCGACGGGGCGGTTTCACGCTGATCGAGCTGCTGGTGGTGATCGCGATCATCGCCGTTTTGATCGCCTTGCTGCTGCCGGCGGTGCAGTCGGCGCGCGAGGCGGCGCGACGGATCCAGTGCACCAACAACATCAAGCAGCTCGGCCTCTCGCTGCACAACTACCACGACGTCCACGGCCGGTTCGCGCCCGGGACGATCACGGTGACGATCACGCCGACGAGGGATTACCGCCAGCCGTTCGTCACGTCGCTGCTGCCCTACCTGGAGCAGGGGAACCTGACCAACAGCTACAACTCCAACCTGTCGTTCCAGACCAACGCCAACGACACGACCCGGCTCACGCGGCTGGGCGTGTTCGACTGCCCGTCGGATCAGCAAGTGCTGTTCGTCAGCAACGACGGCGCGAACCCCGACGTGAAGGGGAACTACGGGATCAACTGGGGGCAGAACACCTTCGGCGACCAGGTGCTCCCCGGGCCCTTCGCCCTCAACTACGGCTCGTCGCTGGCCGAGATCACCGACGGCACGAGCAACACCTACCTGATGGCGGAAGTGCTGCAACTGCCGCATCCGACCGGCCAGCCGGTGGGGGTCGTCGACCGTCGCGGCCGCATCTGGAGCGACCAGTCGACCTCGTATCACCTCACGACCCGGAACGGCCCCAACAGCCAGGTCCCGGACTTCGGCGTGTGCGGCGAGCAGACGGACCCCCGCAAGGCGCCGTGCACCCGCAAGGTCGGCACCCCGGCGAACCACTACCTCTCTTCGCGGAGCCGACATCCCGGGGGCGTAAACGTCCTCCTGGGCGATGGCTCGGTCCGCCTCATCAAGGACTCGATCTCGACCCCGACCTGGCGCGCCCTGAGCAGCAAGGCCGGCGGCGAGGTCGTCAGCGCGGACGCCCTCTGA
- a CDS encoding type II toxin-antitoxin system RelE/ParE family toxin: MNWCGTSSNAVGNATSCASAVPRRWAKPSSRERRRPTWTRPGTTYGSGTRRPPIGFIDRFVSAARTHAQFPLIIQIREDLAPALRCFAVRPYVAFYRVEADSIVVLRLIHGRRDARKLFGHDQGPA, from the coding sequence ATGAACTGGTGCGGGACGTCAAGTAACGCGGTCGGGAACGCCACGTCATGCGCAAGCGCAGTTCCTAGGCGATGGGCGAAGCCGTCATCACGCGAGCGGCGCAGGCCGACCTGGACGAGGCCTGGAACTACCTACGGCTCAGGAACGAGAAGGCCGCCGATCGGGTTCATCGACCGTTTCGTCTCCGCGGCCAGGACGCACGCCCAGTTTCCGCTCATCATACAGATCCGTGAAGACCTCGCGCCGGCCTTGAGGTGTTTCGCCGTACGTCCCTACGTGGCGTTCTATCGAGTCGAGGCCGATTCGATCGTGGTGCTGCGGCTGATCCACGGCCGGCGAGACGCGAGGAAGCTGTTCGGCCACGACCAGGGACCAGCCTGA